In Anopheles gambiae chromosome 2, idAnoGambNW_F1_1, whole genome shotgun sequence, a single window of DNA contains:
- the LOC5667069 gene encoding UDP-glucosyltransferase 2, whose translation MKRKGNDIMTRLMVTFSMGLLATLLVIGHAESAKIVCVFPTASKSHVLGAQALLKELAHRGHEVTMVSAFPLKKPPKNYWDVYIPIEDAFSTIMSDFMQGGSRNMMKLFPKILRVTHDASNVTLNSPELLRLAREEQFDLALVGFFMNSFVIGVGELFRCPTVLYFSAAGSGLTNYVGNPVEVAAVPHMMLGQRNPMTFFDRVANTLINGVEKIMLTYLRYKEMPYYESNFPAEKGFRSYDDAIRNVSLVLLNTHFTQTVPRPYLPNMVEVGGIQINVKPDPMAQDLQQFLDGAGRDGAIFISFGSNLRSSNLRQDKLDAILGMIRGLKQRVIWKWDQDEMPNRPSNVFIGKWLPQDAILAHPNLKLFVTHGGLGSISEAMYHGVPIVGIPMFGDQDSNVAQVVKEGWGLSVSFDELTEPLLSGVVQEVIRDPKYREQVQGRALLYKDRPMGALETGVYWIEYVIRHHGAPHLHYQGADLNAFQLALLDVYAFIIGVLYIVYKAVVLIGRKLRRALFGGAKSDQKTKNKQKKA comes from the exons ATGAAACGAAAAGGCAACGATATAATGACGAGACTGATGGTGACCTTCAGCATGGGTTTGTTAGCGACCCTGCTGGTGATTGGTCACGCTGAGTCAGCAAAAATTGTGTGCGTCTTTCCGACGGCCAGCAAGTCGCATGTGCTGGGAGCGCAAGCCTTACTGAAGGAGCTGGCACACCGTGGACATGAG GTTACAATGGTTAGTGCGTTTCCCTTGAAGAAGCCGCCGAAGAACTACTGGGATGTATACATACCGATCGAGGACGCCTTTTCGACCATCATGAGCGACTTTATGCAGGGCGGCAGTCGCAATATGATGAAGCTGTTCCCGAAGATCTTGCGGGTCACGCATGATGCCTCCAATGTTACGCTTAATTCTCCGGAGCTTCTTCGACTTGCGCGAGAAGAGCAGTTCGATCTGGCACTGGTTGGCTTCTTCATGAACAGTTTCGTGATTGGCGTCGGGGAGCTGTTCCGTTGTCCGACGGTTCTCTACTTCTCTGCCGCCGGTTCCGGTCTGACCAACTATGTGGGCAATCCGGTCGAAGTTGCCGCCGTGCCGCACATGATGTTGGGTCAGCGTAATCCGATGACATTCTTCGATCGGGTCGCAAACACTCTCATCAATGGCGTTGAAAAGATCATGCTGACGTACCTAAGATACAAGGAGATGCCGTACTACGA aTCAAACTTCCCCGCCGAAAAGGGCTTCCGAAGCTATGACGATGCAATACGCAATGTTTCTTTAGTGTTGCTCAACACACACTTTACGCAAACTGTACCGAGACCTTACCTACCCAACATGGTCGAGGTGGGCGGCATCCAGATCAACGTCAAGCCCGATCCAATGGCACAGGATTTGCAGCAATTCCTGGACGGTGCCGGTCGGGATGGAGCCATCTTCATAAGCTTTGGATCGAATCTTCGCAGCTCCAACTTGCGACAGGACAAGCTGGACGCGATCCTGGGCATGATACGGGGATTGAAGCAGCGAGTCATTTGGAAATGGGACCAGGACGAGATGCCAAACCGCCCGTCGAACGTGTTCATTGGCAAGTGGTTGCCGCAGGATGCGATTCTGGCACACCCGAACCTGAAACTGTTTGTCACGCACGGTGGCCTGGGCAGTATTAGCGAGGCGATGTACCACGGTGTGCCGATCGTCGGTATTCCCATGTTCGGAGATCAGGACAGTAATGTGGCACAAGTCGTGAAGGAAGGGTGGGGCCTGTCGGTGAGCTTCGACGAGCTAACGGAGCCATTGCTGAGCGGTGTGGTGCAGGAAGTGATTCGTGATCCGAAGTACCGCGAGCAGGTGCAGGGGCGTGCCTTGCTGTACAAGGATCGTCCGATGGGAGCGCTCGAAACCGGCGTCTATTGGATCGAGTACGTCATCCGGCATCATGGGGCACCGCATCTACACTATCAAGGTGCCGATTTGAACGCGTTCCAGCTGGCTCTGCTGGATGTGTATGCATTTATAATTGGCGTGCTTTATATCGTCTACAAGGCAGTTGTACTTATAGGGAGGAAACTTAGGCGTGCTTTGTTCGGTGGAGCAAAAAGCGATCAGAAAACGAAGAACAAGCAGAAAAAAGCTTAG
- the LOC1269640 gene encoding UDP-glucosyltransferase 2 encodes MKLSQGVAIAWVVLCCCFAQLEAYRILCIYPSSGRSHVLVGQALLKGLAARGHDVTMVSPFKLSKPVPNYREIVVQKVDLGQMTRDFLQKNTGNSLGGIVHLFQTQFRTAEMAMEDAQVQALKDEHFDLVIVGYFVADFVLGFGPHFNAPTVVLFSAGLTKMTADFVGNPRAVATVPAIMVGGRGALDFAGRVKNFLFAGVENVITAVSDYVQTSYYEQFFPPGRYPSYADVRRNVSLVLLNTHFSQATPRPYLPNVVEVGGLQIKAKPDPLPEDIREWLDGAGEHGVVYFCLGSNLKSADLPQAKLDAILKTFAQLKQRVLWKWESDHIPNAPPNVLSKAWLPQDDVLAHPNVKLFISHGGLGGMAEAKYHGVPVLGIPIFAEQHQNIQSMIDDGVAMQVDYKQLDERTFSRAVNIMVREHRFAERAKAISELYRDRPQSAMDLACYWVEYVARHRGAPQLHYPGADMNFFQHESLDVIAFLVAILYVVFKVFKLVLRFAYRKVFKSSRKAKVQ; translated from the exons ATGAAGCTCTCACAAGGTGTTGCTATTGCTTGGGTGGTAttgtgctgctgttttgcGCAGCTAGAAGCGTACCGAATCCTGTGCATCTATCCCAGCTCGGGCCGATCGCATGTACTCGTCGGGCAGGCACTACTGAAGGGTTTGGCTGCGCGCGGTCATGAC GTCACGATGGTGAGCCCGTTCAAGCTTTCGAAACCGGTGCCCAACTACCGGGAGATCGTGGTGCAGAAGGTCGACCTCGGGCAGATGACGAGGGACTTTTTGCAGAAAAACACAGGCAACTCGCTCGGCGGTATAGTGCATCTCTTCCAGACCCAATTCCGTACGGCCGAGATGGCGATGGAAGACGCCCAGGTACAGGCACTTAAAGACGAGCACTTCGATTTGGTGATTGTGGGGTACTTTGTGGCAGACTTTGTGCTCGGATTTGGGCCGCACTTTAACGCCCCAACGGTGGTGCTGTTTTCGGCCGGCTTGACAAAAATGACAGCCGACTTTGTCGGTAACCCGCGGGCGGTCGCAACGGTCCCGGCTATCATGGTCGGTGGCAGAGGGGCGTTGGATTTTGCAGGCCGGGTCAAAAACTTCCTCTTTGCCGGTGTCGAAAATGTGATCACCGCTGTGTCGGATTACGTGCAGACGTCGTACTACGAACAGTTCTTCCCGCCCGGTCGCTACCCATCGTATGCGGACGTGCGGCGCAATGTTTCGCTCGTGCTGCTCAACACACACTTCTCGCAGGCTACACCGCGCCCCTACCTGCCCAACGTGGTGGAGGTGGGCGGACTGCAAATCAAAGCCAAACCGGACCCACTGCCCGAGGACATCCGCGAGTGGCTTGACGGTGCCGGCGAGCACGGTGTCGTGTACTTCTGTCTCGGGTCGAACCTCAAGTCGGCCGATCTTCCGCAGGCGAAGCTGGACGCGATATTGAAAACCTTCGCGCAGCTCAAGCAACGCGTGCTGTGGAAGTGGGAGAGCGACCACATTCCGAACGCGCCTCCGAACGTGCTGTCGAAAGCGTGGCTGCCGCAGGATGACGTGCTGGCGCATCCGAACGTTAAGCTGTTCATCTCGCACGGCGGCCTGGGCGGTATGGCCGAGGCCAAGTACCACGGTGTGCCGGTGCTGGGCATTCCCATCTTTGCCGAGCAGCACCAAAACATCCAGTCCATGATCGACGACGGCGTGGCGATGCAGGTGGACTACAAGCAGCTGGACGAGCGTACGTTTTCGCGTGCGGTCAACATTATGGTGCGCGAGCATCGATTTGCCGAGCGGGCGAAAGCCATTTCTGAGCTGTATCGTGACCGACCGCAGAGTGCCATGGATCTCGCCTGCTATTGGGTGGAGTATGTCGCACGGCATCGGGGCGCACCGCAGTTGCACTACCCGGGCGCCGATATGAACTTCTTCCAGCATGAATCGCTGGATGTGATTGCGTTCCTGGTCGCCATCCTTTACGTAGTGTTCAAGGTGTTTAAGCTGGTGTTAAGGTTCGCCTACCGAAAGGTGTTCAAATCGTCTCGTAAGGCTAAGGTACAATAA